A window of the Lactuca sativa cultivar Salinas chromosome 5, Lsat_Salinas_v11, whole genome shotgun sequence genome harbors these coding sequences:
- the LOC111889434 gene encoding nudix hydrolase 16, mitochondrial, translated as MSELVARTGRHQQRYEAGCRLIAGCIPFRFRYSEGSNGSKSEKILEVLMINSTSGPGLLFPKGGWENDETVEEAAAREALEEAGVRGELMHFLGHYHFKSKTLQDEFSPEGRCRAAMFALFVKEELDSWPEQSRRVRSWVTIPEAVECCRHSWMREALENAFKKWTADAMIILMEHH; from the exons ATGTCTGAATTGGTGGCCCGCACTGGTCGTCATCAGCAGCGTTATGAGGCCGGTTGCCGTCTCATCGCCGG GTGCATTCCCTTCAGGTTTCGGTACTCTGAAGGCAGTAATGGTAGCAAATCTGAGAAGATTTTGGAGGTACTAATGATCAACTCTACAAGTGGACCTGGTCTTTTGTTCCCAAAG GGTGGATGGGAAAACGATGAAACTGTTGAGGAGGCAGCTGCACGTGAAGCATTGGAAGAGGCTGGAGTTCGAGGGGAATTAATG CATTTTCTGGGGCACTACCATTTCAAAAGCAAAACATTACAAGATGAATTTAGCCCTGAAGGCAGGTGTCGAGCAGCAATGTTTGCATTGTTTGTGAAGGAAGAGTTGGATTCATGGCCAGAACAGAGCCGTAGGGTCAGAAGTTGGGTCACAATACCTGAAGCTGTCGAGTGTTGTCGCCATTCATGGATGCGTGAAGCTCTTGAAAACGCCTTCAAAAAATGGACTGCTGATGCTATGATCATATTAATGGAACATCACTAA